The Sphaerospermopsis torques-reginae ITEP-024 genome has a window encoding:
- a CDS encoding Rpn family recombination-promoting nuclease/putative transposase → MRRDTIFYKLFKQFPSLLFELVDEPPPEADSYVFESVEVKETAFRMDGVFLPPANAVSQVVFFAEVQFQKDENLYFRFFSELSLFLHRHSIRYDDWYGVIIFGSRSLEPSNLKIHRSLLAGDQIRRVYLDELGDVQQQPLGLGLMLLTIKEDTEAIETAKFLLAEARKQSETEIIDLITTIIVYKFTKLSRKEIITMLGLDLEEPKAIREAQEEGLEQGRKQEALSIALRLLNRRLGNIPDDFLLQVQGLSLAQIEDLCDVLLDFTTVADLEGWLQQQ, encoded by the coding sequence ATGCGACGGGATACAATTTTTTATAAATTGTTCAAACAATTTCCTAGTTTATTGTTTGAATTAGTAGACGAACCACCCCCAGAAGCAGATAGTTATGTATTTGAATCGGTGGAAGTCAAAGAAACAGCTTTCCGAATGGATGGGGTGTTTTTACCTCCAGCTAATGCAGTTTCTCAAGTGGTGTTTTTTGCTGAGGTGCAATTTCAGAAAGATGAAAATTTATATTTTCGCTTCTTTTCGGAATTATCGCTGTTTCTCCATCGCCATTCTATTCGTTATGATGATTGGTATGGGGTGATCATTTTTGGTTCGCGTAGTTTAGAACCATCAAATTTAAAGATTCATCGGTCTTTATTAGCAGGTGATCAAATTCGTCGAGTATATTTAGATGAATTGGGGGATGTACAGCAGCAACCGTTGGGGTTAGGTTTGATGTTGCTGACTATTAAGGAAGACACCGAAGCAATAGAAACAGCAAAGTTTTTGTTAGCTGAGGCGCGGAAACAGTCGGAAACAGAGATAATAGATTTAATCACGACGATTATTGTTTACAAGTTTACTAAACTAAGTCGCAAGGAGATTATCACCATGTTGGGATTAGATTTAGAAGAACCAAAAGCTATACGGGAAGCGCAAGAAGAAGGTTTAGAACAGGGACGAAAACAAGAAGCTTTATCCATTGCTCTACGTTTATTAAATCGTCGTTTGGGTAATATTCCTGATGATTTCTTATTGCAGGTTCAGGGTTTATCTTTAGCACAGATTGAGGATTTATGTGATGTACTTTTAGATTTTACTACTGTGGCAGATTTGGAAGGGTGGTTGCAACAGCAATAA
- a CDS encoding Panacea domain-containing protein, with translation MLSCHDVAKYFLSQADEDAGDLISNLKLQKLLYYAQGFHLALYNEPLFPESVEAWIHGPVVPEVYHEYKNFGSSAIPIPEDIDFSIYDKETVDLLDEVYSVYGQFSAWKLRNMTHNEEPWKDTDVSGVISHESLKKYFKTQLLDEDE, from the coding sequence ATGCTCAGTTGTCATGATGTTGCAAAGTATTTTCTATCTCAAGCAGATGAAGATGCTGGGGATTTAATTTCTAATCTGAAACTACAAAAATTACTTTACTACGCACAAGGTTTTCATTTAGCACTGTATAACGAACCTTTGTTTCCTGAGTCTGTTGAGGCTTGGATTCATGGACCAGTTGTACCGGAAGTTTATCATGAGTATAAAAACTTTGGTTCTAGTGCAATTCCCATTCCTGAAGATATTGATTTTTCGATATACGATAAAGAAACTGTAGATTTACTAGATGAAGTTTATAGCGTATATGGTCAATTTTCAGCTTGGAAATTGCGGAATATGACTCATAATGAAGAACCCTGGAAAGACACAGATGTAAGTGGTGTTATTAGTCATGAATCTCTGAAAAAATATTTTAAAACTCAGCTTTTAGATGAAGATGAGTAA
- a CDS encoding Uma2 family endonuclease: MLLNYNPRHCLPSAEDLPDSDDTPVDNQLQHLIPGLLEAILALIWSEKMDWFFGVDMGIYYDPYQPAIVPDGFLSIGVPRIIDSDLRLSYVLWEEQKLPIMVLEIVSQTRRGEYTQKKQEYAELGILYYIIYNPLRKRKPRLEVYKLENGEYQLLKGEPVWLSELNLGIGREEGKYQGITREWLYWFDETGKRYLTPEERILATQKEFEEQLEQERQRNRRLEQLLRDAGIDPNQHF, encoded by the coding sequence ATGTTATTAAATTATAATCCTCGACATTGCTTACCTTCTGCGGAAGATTTACCAGACTCAGACGACACACCAGTGGATAATCAATTACAACATTTAATACCAGGACTTTTAGAAGCTATTCTCGCATTAATTTGGTCAGAAAAAATGGATTGGTTTTTTGGGGTAGATATGGGAATTTATTATGATCCCTATCAACCTGCAATTGTTCCTGATGGTTTTCTGAGTATCGGAGTTCCGAGAATTATTGACTCAGATTTGCGGTTATCTTATGTTTTATGGGAAGAACAAAAATTACCAATTATGGTATTAGAAATAGTTTCCCAAACTAGGAGAGGAGAATATACACAAAAGAAACAAGAATATGCTGAATTAGGAATTTTGTATTATATAATATATAATCCTTTAAGGAAAAGAAAACCCCGGTTAGAAGTTTATAAACTGGAAAATGGAGAATATCAGTTATTAAAAGGTGAACCAGTTTGGTTATCAGAACTGAATTTAGGAATAGGGAGAGAAGAGGGAAAATATCAAGGAATTACCAGAGAGTGGTTATATTGGTTTGATGAAACAGGGAAGAGATATTTAACCCCAGAGGAGAGAATTTTAGCAACACAAAAAGAGTTTGAAGAACAATTAGAACAGGAACGTCAACGCAACCGACGTTTAGAACAATTATTGAGAGATGCGGGAATAGATCCAAATCAGCATTTTTAG
- the sat gene encoding sulfate adenylyltransferase, with the protein MSYQPDAIAPHGGELINRIASSEQKELFLSKAEFLPRVTLDERAISDLEMIAIGGFSPLTGFMNQADYNRVVAEMRLANGVVWSIPITLSVTEEVAAPLQVGGLVRLDNPNGEYIGVLELSEKYTYDKKREAVNVYRTDEAKHPGVQVVYNQGSVNLAGDIWLLQRDPHPQFPAYQIDPAASRQMFREKGWKTIVGFQTRNPIHRAHEYIQKCALETVDGLFLHPLVGATKEDDIAADVRMRCYEILMDHYYPLDRVILAINPAAMRYAGPREAIFHALVRKNYGCTHFIVGRDHAGVGDYYGTYDAQYIFDEFAPEELGIVPMKFEHAFYCTRTKQMATTKTSPSKPEERVHLSGTKVREMLRRGELPPPEFSRPEVAAELARAMSIQQPALV; encoded by the coding sequence TTGAGTTACCAACCAGATGCGATCGCCCCCCACGGCGGAGAGTTAATTAACAGAATTGCTTCATCAGAACAAAAAGAATTATTTCTCTCTAAAGCTGAATTTTTACCACGAGTAACCCTTGATGAGCGAGCCATTTCCGATCTAGAAATGATTGCGATCGGTGGTTTTAGTCCGCTGACTGGTTTCATGAACCAAGCTGACTATAATCGCGTAGTAGCAGAGATGCGATTGGCTAACGGTGTGGTGTGGTCCATACCCATTACATTATCTGTCACAGAAGAAGTTGCCGCCCCTCTCCAAGTAGGTGGTTTGGTACGTTTGGATAACCCCAATGGCGAGTACATTGGGGTTTTAGAACTAAGCGAAAAATACACTTACGACAAAAAACGCGAAGCTGTAAATGTATATCGCACAGATGAAGCCAAACACCCTGGAGTGCAGGTAGTATATAACCAAGGTTCTGTGAATCTGGCTGGGGATATCTGGTTATTGCAACGTGATCCTCATCCCCAGTTTCCCGCCTACCAAATAGATCCCGCTGCTTCCCGGCAAATGTTTAGAGAAAAAGGCTGGAAAACTATCGTTGGTTTCCAAACTCGTAACCCCATCCACCGCGCCCATGAGTACATTCAAAAATGTGCCTTGGAAACAGTAGATGGTCTATTTTTACACCCATTAGTCGGCGCAACCAAAGAAGATGACATCGCTGCTGATGTAAGGATGCGTTGTTATGAAATATTAATGGATCATTATTACCCCTTAGATAGAGTAATTCTAGCAATTAACCCAGCGGCAATGCGTTATGCAGGACCAAGGGAAGCGATTTTCCATGCTCTAGTGCGTAAAAATTACGGCTGTACACATTTTATAGTTGGGCGAGATCATGCGGGAGTAGGTGACTACTACGGCACTTATGACGCTCAATATATATTTGATGAATTTGCGCCTGAAGAATTGGGCATTGTGCCAATGAAGTTTGAACACGCTTTCTACTGCACCCGCACCAAACAAATGGCCACAACTAAAACCAGTCCCAGTAAACCAGAAGAACGGGTTCACCTATCAGGAACAAAAGTTAGAGAAATGTTGCGTCGTGGTGAGTTACCCCCACCAGAATTTTCTCGTCCTGAAGTAGCAGCCGAGTTAGCACGGGCCATGTCTATCCAACAACCAGCTTTGGTTTAA
- a CDS encoding YgiT-type zinc finger protein produces the protein MLPIDKCVICNGNLLETKVTEIIKGGGNTATLQVNALVCQNCGERFYHADTIRRFENIKLKLERQETQDLIPVGQSFEVA, from the coding sequence ATGCTTCCCATTGATAAATGTGTGATTTGTAATGGCAACTTATTAGAAACTAAAGTAACAGAAATTATCAAAGGTGGTGGTAATACCGCAACCTTACAAGTTAATGCTTTAGTTTGTCAAAATTGTGGAGAACGTTTTTATCATGCAGATACAATCAGAAGATTTGAAAATATTAAACTGAAATTAGAAAGACAAGAAACTCAAGATTTAATTCCCGTTGGTCAATCTTTTGAAGTTGCATGA
- a CDS encoding Uma2 family endonuclease translates to MVQSPPKLITVNEFITQYGDNNNYELIDGELIEMEPTGPHEQVSSFIGRKLNVEIDRKDLPYFIPHRCLIKLFGTETAFRPDVIVLDQTQLINEPLWQHEPVITSGKSIKLIAEVVSTNWQNDYARKVEDYALLGIPEYWIVDYLGIGGREYIGKPKQPTITICTLVGDEYEKQLFQNHDQLVSSIFPDLKLTAKQVFVV, encoded by the coding sequence ATGGTACAATCACCCCCAAAACTGATCACAGTTAATGAATTTATCACTCAGTACGGTGATAATAATAATTACGAACTCATTGATGGGGAATTAATCGAAATGGAACCAACAGGACCCCATGAACAGGTATCATCATTTATTGGGCGAAAACTGAATGTAGAAATTGATCGTAAAGATTTACCATATTTTATTCCCCATCGCTGTTTAATTAAACTATTTGGAACAGAAACAGCTTTTCGTCCTGATGTCATTGTCTTAGATCAAACCCAACTAATTAATGAACCATTATGGCAACATGAACCTGTAATTACATCAGGAAAATCAATTAAACTAATTGCAGAAGTCGTAAGTACAAATTGGCAAAACGACTACGCCCGCAAAGTGGAAGATTACGCTTTATTGGGTATACCTGAATATTGGATTGTAGATTATTTAGGTATTGGTGGAAGAGAATATATTGGTAAACCCAAACAACCAACTATTACCATTTGTACGTTAGTAGGAGATGAGTATGAAAAGCAGTTGTTTCAAAATCATGATCAACTTGTTTCTTCTATTTTTCCTGATTTAAAATTAACAGCTAAACAAGTATTTGTAGTATAA
- a CDS encoding DUF4258 domain-containing protein, with protein sequence MINNIITAINLNQVVVSRHARERAEERNLFIDEICFSVLKGEIIKDYPNDKPYPSCLIYGNNEKGDPIHSVWAYNQDTGYAVLITVYSPDPNEWINWRIKKTD encoded by the coding sequence ATGATTAATAATATTATTACTGCAATTAACTTGAATCAAGTAGTTGTTAGTCGTCATGCAAGAGAAAGGGCTGAGGAGCGTAACTTATTCATAGACGAGATTTGTTTTTCTGTCCTTAAAGGAGAAATAATAAAAGATTATCCCAATGATAAACCCTATCCTAGTTGTTTGATTTATGGAAATAATGAGAAAGGTGATCCTATTCATAGTGTGTGGGCATATAATCAAGATACAGGGTATGCAGTGCTAATTACTGTCTATAGTCCAGATCCCAATGAATGGATTAATTGGCGTATTAAAAAAACAGACTGA
- the mnmA gene encoding tRNA 2-thiouridine(34) synthase MnmA, giving the protein MKKVVVGLSGGVDSSVAAAILHNQGYDVIGLTLWLMKGKGQCCSEGMIDAASICEQLGVTHEIVDIRDVFQANIVDYLVSGYSVGITPLPCSQCNKTVKFGPMVEYAREKLGSNHIATGHYARITYDETTGRYQLLRAVDRNKDQSYFLYDLSQDLLGASIFPLGELNKSDTRKIAAEYGLKTADKPESQDLCLVESNGSMRAFLDKYLAQKPGDIVDTTGKVLGQHDGVHHYTIGQRKGLGIAAAEPLYVIELDAVNNRVVVGDRTKGTQGECTVNRVNWVSIAAPATPIRAEVQIRYRSQPVPVTVIPLENDRVRLVFDEPQFSITPGQAAVWYEGEKVLGGGIIEQFS; this is encoded by the coding sequence ATGAAAAAAGTTGTCGTTGGTCTTTCCGGTGGTGTTGACAGTTCTGTAGCTGCCGCTATTTTACACAATCAGGGCTATGATGTAATAGGTTTGACCCTTTGGTTAATGAAAGGTAAGGGTCAATGTTGCTCTGAAGGAATGATTGACGCTGCTAGTATTTGTGAACAATTAGGCGTTACTCACGAAATTGTTGATATTCGGGATGTCTTTCAAGCAAATATTGTTGATTATTTAGTCTCTGGTTACAGTGTGGGAATTACTCCCCTGCCATGTTCTCAATGTAACAAAACAGTGAAGTTTGGACCAATGGTGGAATATGCACGGGAAAAATTAGGAAGTAATCATATAGCTACCGGTCATTATGCGCGAATTACTTACGATGAAACCACTGGACGTTATCAATTATTACGCGCTGTAGACCGCAACAAGGATCAATCATATTTCTTGTATGATTTGTCTCAAGATTTACTTGGGGCTTCTATCTTTCCTTTGGGAGAATTGAATAAAAGCGATACCCGCAAAATAGCCGCCGAATATGGTTTAAAAACCGCCGATAAACCAGAAAGTCAGGATTTATGCTTGGTGGAAAGTAATGGTTCAATGCGGGCATTTTTAGATAAATATTTAGCACAAAAACCCGGTGATATTGTGGATACTACTGGTAAGGTTTTGGGTCAACATGATGGTGTCCATCATTACACCATAGGTCAGCGAAAAGGCTTAGGAATTGCTGCGGCTGAACCTTTGTATGTGATTGAATTAGATGCTGTTAATAATCGTGTGGTTGTAGGCGATCGCACCAAAGGAACACAAGGAGAATGTACAGTCAACCGGGTAAACTGGGTATCCATTGCTGCACCCGCAACGCCCATCCGTGCAGAAGTGCAAATTCGTTATCGTTCCCAACCTGTACCCGTGACAGTGATACCTTTAGAAAATGACCGAGTGCGCTTAGTATTTGATGAACCTCAGTTCAGCATCACCCCAGGACAAGCTGCGGTTTGGTATGAAGGGGAGAAGGTATTAGGTGGGGGAATAATTGAACAGTTTAGTTAA
- a CDS encoding caspase family protein, translated as MKRRAFLERIGSILALLGLTEVEWLTLGNRYYQALAAPNSRKLALLIGINQYPQSPALAGCLTDVELQTELLIHRFGFATSDILTLTEEQASREFIEAAILDHLGKQAKADDLVIFHFSGYGSRVKVGTFPETVQNALIPVDEDTQNINFVNYLLEENLLGLLRSLPTNRVTAVLDTSYYAKSTSQPSGLRFRARPEPSTAKLALKELDLFNHLQTQNAVPNNVMVLKATSQPEQPAGESFFSGFSAGLFTYALTQYLWEATPATRIQILLSHASSSMYKLGSEQQPGLLSEKKNPQSVLIAENFPIESTTAEGVVKAKDEDGKTVQLWLGGIPPHVWQYYGVNSRLTLPTGEQLIFKSRTGLTAKAQISSQENSKSLQVGQLVQEAVRVLPRNINLTVALDSGLERIERVDATSAFAAITRMINIASADQGADYVFGKVQNVPSRYGLFSLSGELINNTSGEIGEAVKVAVQRLTPKFSTLLAAKLWRLTENEGSSRLPVKASLEMMNKISPRVVMQRQTWRNLSGETTTNKAFTTPGTVVPTVPVGSRMQYRVENLSDRPIYVMLVGLNNTRSAIAFYPWQMSPEASVSDTKPELQEIVIPPGQTLKFPQNDPNFGWLLPTRALFCEHQLIFSTSPFTKTLAALATARYPTADQQPISQLLNALEVAQALLQDLHNASKAKADMNGTTTDSYVLDVNNWASLNFSFQVV; from the coding sequence ATGAAACGGCGTGCGTTTTTAGAAAGAATTGGCTCGATACTGGCACTATTGGGTTTAACTGAAGTTGAGTGGTTGACTTTGGGAAATCGCTATTATCAAGCTTTAGCAGCACCCAATAGCCGCAAGTTGGCATTGCTAATAGGTATAAATCAATATCCACAAAGTCCCGCCCTTGCTGGTTGTCTGACGGATGTGGAATTACAAACAGAACTTTTGATTCATCGTTTTGGCTTTGCAACTTCAGATATTCTCACCTTAACTGAAGAACAAGCCAGTAGAGAATTTATTGAGGCAGCTATTTTAGATCACTTGGGCAAGCAAGCAAAAGCCGATGATCTGGTGATTTTCCACTTTAGCGGCTATGGTAGTCGTGTCAAAGTGGGTACTTTCCCAGAAACTGTGCAGAATGCCCTGATCCCAGTTGACGAAGATACACAAAATATTAATTTTGTCAACTATTTATTAGAAGAAAATCTTTTAGGATTATTGCGATCGCTCCCCACCAACCGAGTAACAGCAGTATTAGATACTAGCTACTATGCTAAAAGTACATCACAGCCCTCTGGTTTGCGATTTCGCGCCCGTCCAGAACCATCAACAGCAAAGTTAGCACTTAAAGAACTGGATCTGTTCAACCACCTGCAAACACAGAACGCTGTCCCTAACAATGTCATGGTGTTAAAAGCCACTTCACAACCAGAGCAGCCAGCAGGAGAATCTTTTTTTTCTGGGTTCAGTGCGGGTTTATTTACCTACGCTTTAACCCAATATCTATGGGAAGCAACTCCAGCTACAAGAATACAAATTCTTCTCTCTCATGCTAGTAGTTCCATGTACAAACTGGGCAGTGAACAGCAACCAGGGTTACTCAGTGAGAAGAAAAATCCTCAAAGTGTTTTAATTGCTGAAAATTTTCCCATAGAAAGCACTACAGCCGAAGGAGTAGTGAAAGCTAAAGATGAGGATGGTAAAACAGTACAATTATGGTTAGGAGGAATACCCCCGCACGTTTGGCAATACTATGGTGTTAATTCGAGATTGACTTTGCCGACTGGAGAACAGTTAATATTCAAGTCGCGCACTGGGTTAACTGCAAAAGCACAGATATCTAGTCAAGAAAATAGCAAATCTCTACAAGTTGGGCAACTGGTACAAGAAGCGGTGCGCGTCTTACCCCGCAATATTAATTTAACAGTGGCCTTAGATTCGGGACTAGAAAGAATTGAGCGTGTAGACGCTACCAGTGCCTTTGCAGCCATTACCCGCATGATAAATATTGCCTCAGCAGATCAGGGCGCTGATTACGTATTTGGTAAAGTGCAAAATGTTCCTAGTCGTTATGGCCTTTTTTCTCTCAGTGGTGAGTTAATAAATAATACTTCTGGAGAAATTGGAGAAGCAGTTAAAGTTGCAGTACAAAGATTAACACCCAAATTTTCCACCTTGTTAGCTGCCAAGTTATGGCGACTGACAGAAAATGAAGGTTCTTCTCGTTTACCGGTGAAAGCGAGTTTGGAGATGATGAACAAAATCTCGCCTCGTGTAGTTATGCAGCGACAAACATGGCGCAATCTGAGTGGGGAAACTACAACTAACAAAGCATTTACCACCCCAGGAACAGTTGTTCCTACAGTTCCTGTGGGTAGTAGGATGCAGTACCGGGTAGAAAATTTGAGCGATCGCCCCATTTATGTAATGCTGGTGGGGTTAAATAATACTAGAAGTGCCATAGCTTTTTATCCTTGGCAGATGTCCCCAGAAGCAAGTGTTTCTGACACCAAACCCGAACTGCAAGAAATAGTCATTCCCCCAGGACAAACCCTGAAATTCCCCCAAAATGATCCTAACTTTGGCTGGTTGCTACCTACACGAGCCTTGTTTTGTGAACATCAACTAATTTTTAGTACATCTCCTTTTACGAAAACTTTAGCGGCCTTGGCAACCGCTAGGTATCCCACCGCTGATCAACAGCCCATTAGTCAGTTGCTTAATGCTTTAGAAGTTGCCCAAGCTTTACTGCAAGATTTACATAATGCTAGTAAAGCTAAAGCTGACATGAATGGAACTACTACTGATTCTTATGTATTAGATGTGAATAATTGGGCAAGTCTGAATTTTAGTTTTCAGGTAGTGTGA
- a CDS encoding NAD(P)H-hydrate dehydratase — MLHLKTTQFVVTAAQMRDIEGRIFAAGMPVAALMEKVGRLISVCLQSIIPLRPPFQGGLGGSNVGILVGPGHNGGDALVVARELHFQGYQVWIYQPFTKLKELTSQHLQYAQSLGIPCFQELAELPSCDFLIDGLFGFGLEREITGNIAEAINHFNDWNKPIFSIDIPSGLHTDTGEVLGTAIKANYTFCLGLWKQGLLQEQALEYIGKAELIDFDIPLADIHAILGEFPKIKRITKTTVFDTLSLPLPPTTHKYKSGHLLLICGSKRYAGGAILTGLGARASGVGMLSIAVPESIKPLLVSHLPEALIIGCPETETGAISHLQLPPKTDLSSFNAIACGPGLTTDATPIVEQVINSEIPLILDADGLNILAQLGTVPTLRKRKKPTILTPHTGEFHRLFPDIEVKDRVKAVQTAASQTGAVVLLKGARTAISNPQGVVWINSESTPALARGGSGDVLTGLMGGILARVVNKQVNIEDVVAAASWWHSQGGILAVKERTELGVDAFTLTEYLMRVLCDM; from the coding sequence ATGCTGCATTTAAAAACCACACAATTTGTAGTCACTGCTGCTCAAATGCGTGACATTGAAGGACGGATATTTGCTGCGGGAATGCCGGTTGCTGCTTTGATGGAAAAAGTAGGGAGATTAATTAGCGTTTGCTTGCAATCTATCATACCTCTTCGCCCCCCTTTTCAAGGGGGGTTGGGGGGATCTAATGTAGGAATTTTAGTGGGTCCAGGACACAATGGAGGTGATGCTTTAGTTGTAGCGAGAGAGTTACATTTTCAAGGTTATCAAGTTTGGATTTATCAACCTTTTACTAAACTCAAAGAATTAACTTCTCAACATTTACAATATGCCCAAAGTTTGGGTATTCCTTGTTTTCAAGAACTAGCAGAATTACCCAGTTGTGATTTTTTAATTGATGGGTTATTTGGCTTTGGTTTAGAAAGAGAAATTACCGGAAATATTGCCGAAGCAATTAATCATTTTAATGATTGGAATAAACCGATTTTTAGTATTGATATTCCTTCCGGTTTACACACAGATACAGGTGAAGTTTTAGGAACTGCAATCAAAGCAAATTATACCTTTTGTTTAGGTTTATGGAAACAGGGTTTATTGCAAGAACAAGCATTAGAATATATTGGTAAAGCGGAATTAATTGATTTTGATATTCCCTTAGCTGATATTCATGCAATTTTAGGTGAATTTCCCAAAATCAAACGCATTACTAAAACCACAGTATTTGATACCTTATCTTTACCTCTTCCCCCCACAACCCATAAATATAAATCTGGACATTTGCTATTAATTTGTGGTTCAAAACGTTATGCAGGGGGAGCAATTTTAACAGGTTTAGGTGCGCGTGCTTCCGGGGTAGGAATGTTATCAATTGCTGTACCTGAAAGTATTAAACCGCTTTTAGTTTCCCATTTACCAGAAGCTTTAATTATTGGATGTCCTGAAACCGAAACCGGGGCAATTTCTCATTTACAATTACCTCCGAAAACTGATTTAAGTTCATTTAATGCTATTGCTTGCGGACCAGGTTTAACAACTGATGCTACTCCAATTGTGGAACAGGTAATTAATAGTGAAATTCCTTTAATTTTGGATGCGGATGGTTTAAATATTTTAGCACAATTAGGGACTGTTCCTACTTTAAGAAAACGCAAAAAACCAACAATTCTCACACCCCATACAGGGGAATTTCATCGTTTATTTCCTGATATTGAGGTTAAAGATCGGGTGAAAGCAGTACAAACAGCAGCATCACAAACGGGGGCTGTAGTGCTGTTAAAAGGGGCAAGAACGGCTATTTCTAACCCTCAAGGTGTCGTTTGGATCAATTCTGAAAGTACGCCAGCTTTAGCCCGTGGTGGTAGTGGTGATGTTTTGACTGGTTTAATGGGGGGAATTTTGGCGCGGGTTGTTAATAAACAAGTGAATATTGAAGATGTGGTAGCTGCTGCGTCTTGGTGGCATTCTCAAGGGGGTATTTTAGCAGTAAAAGAAAGGACAGAATTAGGGGTTGATGCTTTTACTTTGACGGAATATTTGATGAGAGTTTTGTGTGATATGTAG
- a CDS encoding DUF29 domain-containing protein, whose protein sequence is MTAPQLALTTNSNLYEQDFYLWIEITAKQLKAGNFAEIDLENLIEEIESMGRSEKRALESNLVVLLMHLLKYKYQPEKRSRSWISTIFEHRRRLNKQFQDSPSLKKYFLETFAECYQDARQQASIETGLDLDIFPLESPFNTDECLNQDLLPE, encoded by the coding sequence ATGACAGCACCTCAACTAGCACTAACCACAAACTCTAATCTTTACGAACAAGATTTTTACTTGTGGATAGAAATAACAGCCAAACAATTGAAAGCAGGGAATTTTGCAGAAATTGATTTAGAAAATCTGATTGAAGAAATCGAAAGCATGGGAAGAAGTGAAAAAAGAGCATTAGAAAGTAATTTAGTAGTTCTTTTAATGCACCTGTTAAAATATAAATATCAGCCAGAAAAACGTTCTAGAAGTTGGATTTCGACTATCTTTGAACATCGTCGGAGATTAAATAAACAATTCCAAGATAGTCCTAGTCTCAAAAAATATTTTTTGGAAACATTTGCAGAATGTTATCAAGATGCACGTCAACAAGCATCTATAGAAACTGGTTTAGACTTAGATATTTTTCCTTTAGAATCACCTTTTAATACCGATGAATGTTTAAATCAAGACTTGTTACCTGAATAA